In Nostoc sp. GT001, a genomic segment contains:
- the rodA gene encoding rod shape-determining protein RodA: MLLKRSLPKIRWKSWVKPWQHVDWLLFCLPIAVSIFGGLMILSTELKQPVTDWWWHWMVAGIGVLIALFLSRIRYELLMQWHWVTYAITNFSLIIVMIAGSSAKGAQRWIPIAGFNVQPSEFAKVGMIITLAALLHRRTASTLEGVFRVLAITAVPWGLIFLQPDLATSMVFCAIVLGMLYWANANPGWLILMISPVVAAILFSISWPLSAPIVLFKELSFGPLGIVWSVAMAIVGWQTLPWRRFGLGAIGAWTLNILGGELGVFAWKHILKEYQKDRLTVFMNPDHDPLGAGYHLIQSRIAIGAGEIWGWGLFKVPMTQLNFVPEQHTDFIFSAVGEEFGFVGCLVVLFVFCLICFRLLHVAQTAKDNFGSLLAIGVLSMIVFRLIVNIGMTVGLAPVAGIPLPWMSYGRSAMLTNFISLGIVESVANFRQRQKYY; this comes from the coding sequence ATGTTGTTAAAACGATCGCTCCCCAAAATTCGCTGGAAGTCTTGGGTTAAGCCCTGGCAGCATGTAGATTGGCTACTTTTTTGTTTGCCGATTGCTGTCAGTATATTTGGCGGCCTGATGATTCTCAGTACGGAACTGAAGCAGCCAGTAACTGACTGGTGGTGGCACTGGATGGTAGCGGGTATCGGCGTGCTTATAGCCCTGTTTTTATCTCGCATCCGTTACGAACTTTTGATGCAGTGGCACTGGGTAACTTATGCAATAACGAACTTCAGCTTAATCATAGTGATGATTGCTGGTAGTAGCGCCAAAGGGGCACAGCGGTGGATTCCTATTGCTGGTTTCAATGTCCAACCCTCAGAATTTGCCAAAGTCGGCATGATCATCACCTTAGCTGCTTTGCTACACAGGCGCACTGCTTCTACTCTCGAAGGTGTTTTCCGTGTTCTGGCAATCACCGCTGTACCTTGGGGATTAATATTTTTACAGCCAGATTTAGCAACATCAATGGTTTTTTGTGCGATCGTCTTAGGAATGCTTTACTGGGCAAATGCTAACCCAGGCTGGTTAATTCTGATGATTTCTCCGGTGGTTGCCGCCATTTTGTTTAGTATCTCTTGGCCTTTATCAGCACCAATAGTTTTATTTAAAGAACTATCTTTTGGCCCATTAGGGATAGTTTGGTCAGTTGCGATGGCTATTGTGGGCTGGCAAACTCTTCCCTGGCGTCGATTTGGTTTAGGTGCTATCGGTGCATGGACTCTCAATATCCTGGGTGGTGAATTAGGAGTCTTCGCCTGGAAGCATATTTTGAAAGAGTATCAAAAAGACCGACTAACTGTATTCATGAATCCCGATCACGATCCACTCGGTGCTGGATATCACTTAATCCAATCTCGCATTGCTATTGGTGCTGGTGAAATCTGGGGATGGGGTCTGTTCAAGGTGCCCATGACACAACTGAATTTTGTACCAGAACAGCATACAGACTTTATTTTCTCCGCAGTGGGCGAAGAATTTGGTTTTGTCGGTTGTTTAGTAGTGCTGTTTGTCTTCTGCTTAATTTGCTTCCGTCTACTGCATGTTGCCCAAACCGCCAAAGATAACTTTGGTTCCTTGTTGGCTATTGGCGTTTTGTCCATGATTGTGTTTCGCTTGATTGTCAACATTGGTATGACTGTTGGTTTAGCACCTGTGGCAGGAATTCCCCTACCTTGGATGAGTTATGGGCGTTCTGCGATGCTGACTAACTTCATTTCCTTGGGAATAGTAGAATCGGTAGCAAATTTTCGCCAAAGACAGAAGTA
- a CDS encoding Mrp/NBP35 family ATP-binding protein: protein MYDVLDSRSVLEVLRPVEDPELRKSLVELNMIRNVKIDGGKVSFTLVLTTPACPLREFIVEDCQKAVKKLPGVTDVSIEVTAETPQQKSLPDRTGISGVKNIIAVSSGKGGVGKSTVAVNVAVALAQTGAKVGLLDADIYGPNDPTMLGLADAQIVVRSTETGEILEPAFNHGVKLVSMGFLIDRDQPVIXAGPMLNGVIRQFLYQVQWGELDYLIVDMPPGTGDAQLTLTQAVPMAGAVIVTTPQNVALLDSRKGLRMFQQMNVPVLGIVENMSYFIPPDQPDKQYDIFGSGGGSKTAAELGVPLLGCVPLEISTRVGGDSGVPIVVGDPDSASAKALTAIALTIAGKVSVAALT from the coding sequence ATGTACGATGTCCTCGATTCCCGCTCTGTTTTAGAAGTTTTGCGACCAGTGGAAGACCCAGAACTCCGCAAAAGTCTGGTAGAACTGAATATGATTCGCAACGTAAAAATTGATGGTGGTAAGGTTAGTTTCACTTTAGTGTTAACCACCCCTGCCTGTCCTTTACGTGAATTTATTGTCGAAGACTGTCAGAAAGCTGTCAAAAAACTCCCAGGCGTGACAGATGTCAGTATAGAAGTGACGGCAGAAACACCACAACAAAAAAGTTTACCTGATCGCACTGGTATTTCTGGAGTGAAAAATATTATTGCTGTTTCCAGCGGTAAAGGTGGCGTTGGTAAAAGTACGGTGGCGGTGAATGTCGCAGTGGCTCTAGCTCAAACTGGGGCGAAAGTCGGTTTGCTAGATGCTGATATTTACGGCCCCAATGACCCCACCATGCTGGGTCTGGCTGATGCCCAAATTGTTGTGCGTTCTACTGAAACCGGTGAGATCCTGGAACCTGCTTTTAATCACGGCGTCAAATTAGTTTCGATGGGCTTTTTGATTGACCGAGATCAACCAGTAATTTGNGCGGGGCCTATGCTCAATGGTGTAATTCGCCAGTTTCTCTATCAAGTGCAATGGGGAGAACTGGATTATCTGATTGTAGATATGCCACCAGGAACCGGAGATGCTCAGTTAACTTTAACCCAAGCAGTACCGATGGCAGGGGCAGTAATTGTCACCACACCGCAAAACGTAGCTCTGTTAGATTCTCGCAAGGGATTGCGGATGTTCCAGCAGATGAATGTTCCGGTATTGGGGATCGTGGAAAATATGAGCTATTTTATCCCCCCCGATCAACCAGATAAGCAATATGATATCTTTGGTTCCGGTGGTGGCTCCAAAACAGCTGCGGAATTGGGAGTGCCACTGTTGGGGTGCGTACCGCTAGAAATTTCCACGCGAGTTGGTGGTGATAGCGGTGTACCAATAGTTGTTGGCGACCCAGATTCAGCTTCAGCAAAAGCATTAACAGCGATCGCTCTTACCATTGCTGGTAAAGTATCAGTTGCTGCCCTGACATAA